Proteins encoded together in one Prunus dulcis chromosome 3, ALMONDv2, whole genome shotgun sequence window:
- the LOC117620891 gene encoding mannan endo-1,4-beta-mannosidase 1-like, protein MNGRPFYINGFNAYWMMYMASDPSSRAKVTSAFQQASRYGMKVARTWAFNDGRGTDRPLQPSPGSYNEDTFKGLDFVISEAKKFGVYVILSFVNNFSDFGGRKQYVQWARDRGQPISSDDDFYSNAVIKGYYKDHIKTVLTRINSITRVAYKDDPTIFAWELINEPRCQSDVSGALLQQWVTEMAAHVKSIDSEHLLEIGLEGFYGETTPDKKQYNPGNLEFGSDFIATNLLPQIDFATIHIYADQWLSGESEEAQAGFVDRWVQAHIQDCNTVVKKPLLVAEFGKSYKLPGYVLQKRDAYFGKIYSDIYSSASRGGSCVGGLFWQLMAPNMDTFGDGYEVVLEQSPTTATVIAQQSRKLNGLKVNFLALDQHVSVLGCGEDLMKLVSMDVDYNISEFELH, encoded by the exons ATGAATGGGAGACCGTTTTACATAAATGGTTTCAATGCATATTGGATGATGTACATGGCATCTGACCCATCTTCAAGAGCCAAGGTCACTTCTGCATTCCAACAAGCCTCCAGGTATGGCATGAAGGTTGCTAGAACTTGGGCTTTCAATGATGGCCGCGGCACAGACAGACCCCTTCAGCCTTCTCCTGGCTCCTATAACGAGGACACATTCAAG GGATTAGATTTTGTGATATCAGAGGCTAAAAAATTCGGAGTATATGTGATATTAAGCTTTGTGAACAACTTTAGCGACTTTGGGGGTAGAAAGCAATATGTGCAGTGGGCAAGAGACCGTGGCCAACCCATCAGCAGCGATGACGACTTCTATTCAAACGCTGTCATCAAAGGATACTATAAGGATCATATTAAG ACTGTGCTTACAAGAATAAACTCCATAACAAGGGTGGCCTACAAAGATGATCCAACCATCTTTGCTTGGGAACTAATAAATGAACCTCGTTGCCAATCTGATGTCTCTGGAGCCCTTCTTCAG CAATGGGTGACAGAAATGGCCGCACACGTTAAGTCCATTGATAGTGAGCATTTACTAGAAATAGGGCTTGAAGGATTTTATGGGGAAACGACGCCGGACAAGAAGCAGTACAACCCTGGTAACCTAGAGTTTGGCTCTGATTTCATAGCCACCAACTTGCTTCCCCAAATCGATTTTGCCACTATACATATCTATGCTGATCAATG GTTATCAGGAGAAAGCGAAGAGGCTCAAGCTGGTTTTGTGGACAGATGGGTGCAAGCACACATTCAAGACTGCAACACAGTGGTGAAGAAACCACTGCTCGTGGCTGAGTTCGGCAAGTCTTATAAATTGCCGGGCTATGTCCTACAAAAGAGGGACGCCTACTTTGGAAAAATATACAGTGACATTTACAGCAGTGCCAGCAGAGGGGGCTCGTGTGTAGGTGGGCTTTTCTGGCAGCTcatggctccaaatatggacACTTTCGGAGATGGATACGAAGTCGTTTTGGAGCAGAGCCCTACCACTGCCACTGTCATTGCTCAACAGTCTAGGAAGCTTAATGGGTTAAAG GTCAACTTCTTGGCCTTGGATCAGCATGTTTCGGTGCTCGGATGTGGGGAAGATCTCATGAAACTTGTTTCAATGGATGTTGACTACAACATATCCGAATTTGAGCTCCATTGA
- the LOC117620893 gene encoding mannan endo-1,4-beta-mannosidase 1-like: protein MNGRPFYINGFNAYWMMYMASDPSSRAKVTSAFQQASRYGMKVARTWAFNDGRGTDRPLQPSPGSYNEDTFKGLDFVISEAKKFGVYVILSFVNNFSDFGGRKQYVQWARDRGQHISSDDDFYSNSVIKGYYKYHIKTVLTRINSITRVAYKDDPTIFAWELINEPRCQSDVSGALLQQWVTEMAAHVKSIDSEHLLEIGLEGFYGETTPDKKQYNPGNLEFGSDFIATNLLPQIDFATIHIYADQWLSGESEEAQAGFVDRWVQAHIQDCNTVVKKPLLVAEFGKSYKLPGYVLQKRDAYFGKIYSDIYSSASRGGSCVGGLFWQLMAPNMDTFGDGYEVVLEQSPTTATVIAQQSRKLNGLKVNFLALDQHVSVLGCGEDLMKLVSMDVDYNISEFELH, encoded by the exons ATGAATGGGAGACCGTTTTACATAAATGGTTTCAATGCATATTGGATGATGTACATGGCATCTGACCCATCTTCAAGAGCCAAGGTCACTTCTGCATTCCAACAAGCCTCCAGGTATGGCATGAAGGTTGCTAGAACTTGGGCTTTCAATGATGGCCGCGGCACAGACAGACCCCTTCAGCCTTCTCCTGGCTCCTATAACGAGGACACATTCAAG GGATTAGATTTTGTGATATCAGAGGCTAAAAAATTCGGAGTATATGTGATCCTAAGCTTTGTGAACAACTTTAGCGACTTTGGGGGTAGAAAGCAATATGTGCAGTGGGCAAGAGACCGTGGCCAACACATCAGCAGCGATGACGACTTCTATTCAAACTCTGTCATCAAAGGATACTATAAGTATCATATTAAG ACTGTGCTCACAAGAATAAACTCCATAACAAGGGTGGCCTACAAAGATGATCCAACCATCTTTGCTTGGGAACTAATAAATGAACCTCGTTGCCAATCTGATGTCTCTGGAGCCCTTCTTCAG CAATGGGTGACAGAAATGGCCGCACACGTTAAGTCCATTGATAGTGAGCATTTACTAGAAATAGGGCTTGAAGGATTTTATGGGGAAACGACGCCGGACAAGAAGCAGTACAACCCTGGTAACCTAGAGTTTGGCTCTGATTTCATAGCCACCAACTTGCTTCCCCAAATCGATTTTGCCACTATACATATCTATGCTGATCAATG GTTATCAGGAGAAAGCGAAGAGGCTCAAGCTGGTTTTGTGGACAGATGGGTGCAAGCACACATTCAAGACTGCAACACAGTGGTGAAGAAACCACTGCTCGTGGCTGAGTTCGGCAAGTCTTATAAATTGCCGGGCTATGTCCTACAAAAGAGGGACGCCTACTTTGGAAAAATATACAGTGACATTTACAGCAGTGCCAGCAGAGGGGGCTCGTGTGTAGGTGGGCTTTTCTGGCAGCTcatggctccaaatatggacACTTTCGGAGATGGATACGAAGTCGTTTTGGAGCAGAGCCCTACCACTGCCACTGTCATTGCTCAACAGTCTAGGAAGCTTAATGGGTTAAAG GTCAACTTCTTGGCCTTGGATCAGCATGTTTCGGTGCTCGGATGTGGGGAAGATCTCATGAAACTTGTTTCAATGGATGTTGACTACAACATATCCGAATTTGAGCTCCATTGA
- the LOC117622861 gene encoding uncharacterized protein LOC117622861 isoform X2, with the protein MENKDSESRRKRMKPDEEEEGAISDSEKAQNEELETFVAGSEEVELAVAHILEKIERFTQLVSELLGSGKAMFQKIGDEFEERMIVVHKEQIEKWQEEIRELRILDASNEEANALLHNARGLLHHAHVDS; encoded by the exons ATGGAGAACAAAGACAGTGAATCTAGAAGAAAACGCATGAAACCAGAT gaggaagaagaaggagcgATCTCAGACTCAGAAAAGGCACAGAATGAAGAGTTGGAGACGTTCGTTGCTGGATCTGAGGAGGTGGAGCTTGCAGTCGCTCATATTCTTGAAAAGATCGAACGGTTCACTCAGCTG GTATCTGAACTTCTGGGATCAGGGAAGGCCATGTTTCAGAAGATTGGTGATGAATTCGAAGAGCGGATGATTGT GGTGCACAAGGAACAAATTGAGAAATGGCAGGAAGAGATCAGAGAATTGCGCATCCTTGATGCCTCAAATGAGGAGGCCAATGCTCTTCTGCATAATGCTCGAGGTTTGCTTCACCACGCTCATGTTGATTCTTGA
- the LOC117622861 gene encoding uncharacterized protein LOC117622861 isoform X1, with amino-acid sequence MLITLCLILRRRSIQMENKDSESRRKRMKPDEEEEGAISDSEKAQNEELETFVAGSEEVELAVAHILEKIERFTQLVSELLGSGKAMFQKIGDEFEERMIVVHKEQIEKWQEEIRELRILDASNEEANALLHNARGLLHHAHVDS; translated from the exons ATGCTTATTACGTTATGCTTAATA CTTCGTCGACGATCGATCCAAATGGAGAACAAAGACAGTGAATCTAGAAGAAAACGCATGAAACCAGAT gaggaagaagaaggagcgATCTCAGACTCAGAAAAGGCACAGAATGAAGAGTTGGAGACGTTCGTTGCTGGATCTGAGGAGGTGGAGCTTGCAGTCGCTCATATTCTTGAAAAGATCGAACGGTTCACTCAGCTG GTATCTGAACTTCTGGGATCAGGGAAGGCCATGTTTCAGAAGATTGGTGATGAATTCGAAGAGCGGATGATTGT GGTGCACAAGGAACAAATTGAGAAATGGCAGGAAGAGATCAGAGAATTGCGCATCCTTGATGCCTCAAATGAGGAGGCCAATGCTCTTCTGCATAATGCTCGAGGTTTGCTTCACCACGCTCATGTTGATTCTTGA